In Janthinobacterium sp. J1-1, a single genomic region encodes these proteins:
- the ltnD gene encoding L-threonate dehydrogenase, translating to MSATIEKVGIIGLGAMGMGMAQSLLRAGFEVHACDVRPDTVQKLVDAGAHAAASPAALAAQVQALLIVVVNAQQTESVLFGEHGAASQLAPGSVVIACATVAPEFAEALGTRLAAMGLRLIDAPISGGAAKAASGEMSVMAAGAPDAFDACAGIFDAICAKLYRLGEQSGQGSKVKMINQLLAGVHIAAAAEAMALGLRAGCDPDALYEVISNSAGSSWMFQNRVPHILKGDYTPLSSVNIFVKDLGIVLDYAKKSVFPLPLSATAHQMFMQASAAGHGGEDDSAVIKLFPGITLPVKASTN from the coding sequence ATGAGCGCAACAATCGAAAAAGTAGGGATCATCGGCCTGGGCGCGATGGGCATGGGCATGGCGCAATCGCTGCTGCGCGCCGGCTTCGAAGTGCATGCCTGCGACGTGCGGCCCGACACCGTGCAGAAGCTGGTCGATGCGGGCGCCCATGCGGCGGCCTCGCCGGCCGCGCTGGCGGCGCAGGTACAGGCGCTGCTGATCGTGGTGGTCAATGCGCAGCAGACCGAAAGCGTGCTGTTTGGCGAGCACGGCGCGGCCAGCCAGCTGGCGCCGGGCAGCGTGGTGATCGCCTGCGCCACGGTGGCGCCGGAATTTGCCGAAGCGCTGGGCACGCGGCTGGCGGCGATGGGCTTGCGCCTGATCGACGCGCCGATTTCCGGTGGCGCGGCCAAGGCGGCCAGCGGCGAGATGTCGGTGATGGCGGCCGGCGCGCCCGACGCCTTCGACGCCTGCGCCGGCATTTTCGATGCCATCTGCGCCAAGCTGTACCGCCTCGGCGAACAGTCGGGGCAGGGTTCGAAAGTCAAGATGATCAACCAGTTGCTGGCCGGCGTGCATATCGCCGCCGCCGCCGAAGCGATGGCGCTGGGCCTGCGCGCCGGCTGCGATCCGGATGCGCTGTATGAAGTCATCTCGAACAGCGCCGGCAGTTCCTGGATGTTCCAGAACCGCGTGCCGCATATACTGAAGGGCGACTACACGCCCTTGTCAAGCGTGAATATCTTCGTGAAAGACCTGGGCATCGTGCTGGACTACGCGAAAAAAAGCGTGTTCCCGCTGCCGCTGTCGGCCACCGCGCACCAGATGTTCATGCAGGCCTCGGCCGCCGGCCATGGTGGCGAGGACGACTCGGCCGTGATCAAGCTGTTCCCCGGCATTACCTTGCCGGTGAAAGCATCGACGAATTAA
- the otnK gene encoding 3-oxo-tetronate kinase gives MTVLLGCIADDFTGGTDLAGMLVKAGMRTVQLIGVPKGPPPGDVDAVVIALKSRTNAPEEAVAESLAALRWLQQAGCKQFYFKYCSTFDSTARGNIGPVAEALMQALDTDFTIACPAFPANGRTIYKGNLFVGDVPLAESGMRDHPLTPMTDSNLVRVLQQQVQAKVGLADFAVVEKGAAAIAQRFAELRGQGCRFAVVDAVSNRDLEAIGAACLDLKLITGGSGIALGLPQNFRQRGQLAALASGQAGQLAPPSGFRAVISGSCSVATQQQVAHLREQAPAFHVDPLQLAAGGDVVDSMVEAALEWAGAHLAQGPVLIYATATPDAVRAVQAQLGVARAGALVEEALAAIAQGLVRLGVGQLIVAGGETSGAVVKALCVAGLRIGPEIDPGVPWTQALPASGETDGAPLALALKSGNFGSVDFFTKAWDVLA, from the coding sequence ATGACTGTATTACTGGGATGTATCGCCGACGATTTCACGGGTGGCACCGACCTGGCCGGCATGCTGGTCAAGGCCGGCATGCGCACGGTGCAGCTGATCGGTGTGCCGAAAGGCCCGCCACCCGGCGACGTGGACGCCGTGGTGATCGCGCTCAAGTCGCGCACCAATGCGCCCGAGGAAGCGGTGGCCGAATCGCTGGCGGCCTTGCGCTGGCTGCAGCAGGCCGGTTGCAAGCAGTTCTATTTTAAATATTGCTCCACATTCGATTCGACCGCGCGCGGTAATATCGGCCCGGTGGCCGAGGCGCTGATGCAGGCGCTCGATACCGACTTCACGATCGCCTGCCCGGCGTTTCCCGCCAATGGCCGCACCATCTACAAGGGCAATCTGTTTGTCGGCGACGTGCCGCTGGCGGAATCGGGCATGCGCGACCACCCCCTGACGCCGATGACGGACTCGAACCTGGTGCGCGTGCTGCAGCAGCAGGTGCAAGCCAAGGTGGGCCTGGCGGACTTTGCCGTGGTGGAAAAGGGCGCCGCCGCCATCGCCCAGCGCTTTGCGGAGCTGCGCGGCCAGGGTTGCCGCTTTGCCGTGGTCGATGCGGTGTCGAACCGCGACCTGGAAGCCATCGGCGCGGCCTGCCTCGATTTGAAACTGATCACGGGCGGCTCCGGCATCGCGCTGGGACTGCCGCAGAATTTCCGCCAGCGCGGCCAGCTGGCGGCGCTGGCCAGCGGCCAGGCCGGCCAGCTGGCGCCGCCGTCGGGCTTTCGCGCCGTGATCTCCGGCAGCTGCTCGGTGGCCACGCAGCAGCAGGTGGCGCACTTGCGCGAACAGGCGCCGGCGTTCCATGTCGATCCCTTGCAGCTGGCGGCCGGCGGCGACGTCGTCGACAGCATGGTGGAGGCGGCTTTGGAATGGGCCGGCGCGCACCTGGCGCAAGGGCCGGTCCTGATCTATGCCACCGCCACGCCGGACGCCGTGCGCGCGGTGCAGGCGCAGCTGGGCGTGGCGCGGGCCGGCGCGCTGGTCGAGGAGGCGCTGGCGGCCATCGCCCAGGGCCTGGTGCGCCTGGGAGTGGGCCAGCTGATCGTCGCCGGCGGCGAAACCTCGGGCGCGGTGGTCAAGGCCCTGTGCGTGGCGGGCCTGCGCATCGGCCCCGAAATCGACCCTGGCGTGCCGTGGACGCAAGCCTTGCCGGCATCGGGCGAGACCGATGGCGCACCGCTGGCGCTGGCGCTCAAGTCGGGCAATTTCGGCAGCGTCGATTTCTTTACCAAGGCCTGGGACGTGCTGGCATGA
- the otnC gene encoding 3-oxo-tetronate 4-phosphate decarboxylase, with protein MSGTESRQREQIAEFGKSLYERGLTAGSSGNLSVRLDDGWLLTPTNASLGRLDPAQLSKLDWNGNLISGAPPSKEAFLHRAMYEQRGGAGAIVHLHSTHSAAVSCMCGLNHDDCIPPLTPYFVMKVGRLPLVPYHRPGDPALAGAIGAMARKHSAVLLANHGPVVSGTNLEAAVYAAEELEETAKLFLLLRDVPTRPLDAEQIADLKHTFKLDI; from the coding sequence ATGAGCGGCACCGAATCGCGCCAGCGCGAACAGATCGCCGAGTTCGGCAAGTCGCTGTACGAGCGTGGCCTGACGGCCGGCAGCAGCGGCAACCTCAGCGTGCGCCTGGACGACGGCTGGCTGCTGACGCCCACCAACGCCAGCCTGGGCCGGCTCGATCCGGCCCAGCTGTCCAAGCTGGACTGGAATGGCAACCTGATCAGCGGCGCGCCGCCGTCGAAAGAAGCATTCTTGCACCGCGCCATGTATGAGCAGCGCGGCGGTGCCGGCGCCATCGTGCACCTGCATTCGACCCATTCGGCGGCGGTGTCCTGCATGTGCGGCCTGAACCACGACGATTGCATTCCGCCGCTGACGCCGTATTTTGTGATGAAGGTGGGACGCTTGCCGCTGGTGCCGTACCACCGCCCCGGCGACCCGGCGCTGGCCGGTGCCATCGGCGCCATGGCGCGCAAGCATAGCGCCGTGCTGCTGGCCAATCACGGCCCGGTGGTGTCCGGCACGAACCTGGAGGCGGCCGTGTACGCGGCCGAGGAACTGGAAGAGACGGCCAAGCTGTTTTTGCTGCTGCGCGATGTGCCGACCCGCCCGCTGGACGCGGAACAGATCGCCGACCTGAAGCACACATTCAAACTCGATATCTAA
- the otnI gene encoding 2-oxo-tetronate isomerase, with protein sequence MPRFAANLSMMFNEVPFPQRFAAAAQAGFQGVEFLFPYDHAPQEVAGWLRDNSLQNVLFNLPPGDWVAGERGIASLPGREEEFRAGVARAIEYALALGTPRVHMMAGLVPAGADLALHRATYLANLQYAAKAVGEHGIELLIEPINGRDMPGYFLVTQAQGHALRVESGAPNVKVQMDFYHTQIVEGDIAMTFRQNFDGIGHVQIASVPARNEPDDGEVNYPYLYSLLDELGYQGWIGCEYRPRGRTEDGLGWLAAYHNKQGA encoded by the coding sequence ATGCCCCGTTTTGCCGCCAATCTCAGCATGATGTTCAATGAAGTGCCGTTCCCGCAGCGCTTTGCCGCTGCGGCGCAAGCCGGCTTCCAGGGCGTCGAATTCCTGTTCCCGTATGACCATGCGCCGCAGGAAGTGGCCGGCTGGCTACGCGACAACAGCCTGCAGAACGTGCTGTTCAATCTGCCGCCAGGCGACTGGGTGGCGGGTGAACGCGGCATCGCTTCGCTGCCGGGCCGCGAGGAAGAGTTCCGCGCGGGCGTGGCGCGCGCCATCGAGTATGCGCTGGCGCTGGGCACCCCGCGCGTGCACATGATGGCGGGACTGGTGCCGGCTGGCGCCGACCTGGCGCTGCACCGCGCCACCTACCTGGCCAATCTGCAATACGCCGCCAAGGCCGTCGGCGAGCATGGCATCGAACTGCTGATCGAGCCGATCAACGGGCGCGACATGCCCGGCTATTTCCTCGTGACGCAGGCCCAAGGCCATGCGCTGCGCGTGGAATCGGGCGCACCGAACGTCAAGGTGCAGATGGATTTTTATCACACGCAGATCGTCGAAGGCGATATCGCCATGACGTTCAGACAGAACTTTGACGGCATCGGCCATGTGCAGATCGCCAGCGTGCCGGCACGCAATGAACCGGACGACGGCGAAGTCAATTACCCGTATCTGTACAGCCTGCTCGACGAGCTGGGCTACCAGGGCTGGATCGGTTGCGAATACCGTCCGCGCGGGCGCACCGAGGATGGCCTCGGCTGGCTTGCGGCCTATCACAATAAACAAGGAGCATGA
- a CDS encoding helix-turn-helix domain-containing protein: protein MDKADNAANVLTEIKHVPKGIVDPRATARRIRLATYPPAAALAPFVEYFWIVAWDLRDRAPETQRVLPYPNAHLVFDAGRTAIHGVVRGAFDRPLAGAGKVLGVRFAPGGLRPFIAQPLSSFTDGTIAADALLGMPASQAEALVLRQIDDGAMVAQAQSMLLAVLPEIDDAALLARHLTAAAAAPNGPVSVAQLCEHMAIGERRLQRLFADYVGVPPKWVIQRYRLQEAIWRLAQPDAPDLASLAQELGFFDQAHFSGKFTALVGCTPLDYRRAQLPGDGQD, encoded by the coding sequence TTGGATAAAGCCGACAACGCCGCGAATGTACTGACAGAGATCAAGCATGTGCCCAAGGGCATCGTTGACCCACGCGCCACGGCACGCCGGATACGGCTGGCAACGTATCCGCCCGCCGCCGCGCTGGCGCCGTTTGTGGAATATTTCTGGATAGTGGCATGGGATCTGCGGGACCGCGCGCCGGAAACCCAGCGCGTGCTGCCGTATCCGAATGCGCATCTGGTGTTCGACGCGGGCCGCACCGCCATCCACGGCGTGGTGCGCGGCGCTTTCGACCGCCCTTTGGCAGGCGCCGGCAAGGTACTGGGTGTGCGGTTTGCGCCAGGCGGCCTGCGCCCGTTCATCGCCCAGCCGCTGTCCTCGTTCACCGACGGGACGATCGCCGCCGATGCGCTGCTGGGCATGCCGGCCAGCCAGGCGGAAGCATTGGTCTTGCGGCAGATCGATGACGGCGCCATGGTGGCGCAGGCACAATCCATGTTGCTGGCGGTGTTGCCGGAAATCGATGACGCCGCCTTGCTGGCGCGCCACCTGACCGCTGCAGCCGCCGCGCCCAACGGTCCGGTCAGCGTGGCGCAACTGTGTGAACACATGGCGATCGGCGAGCGCCGGCTGCAGCGCCTGTTCGCCGATTATGTGGGGGTGCCGCCAAAATGGGTCATCCAGCGCTACCGCCTGCAGGAAGCGATCTGGCGCCTGGCGCAACCCGATGCGCCCGACCTGGCCAGCCTGGCGCAGGAACTGGGCTTTTTTGACCAGGCCCATTTCAGCGGAAAATTCACGGCGCTGGTGGGCTGCACGCCGCTCGACTATCGCCGCGCGCAACTGCCCGGGGATGGCCAGGACTAG
- the denD gene encoding D-erythronate dehydrogenase encodes MKVLVTGGAGFLGQRLARQLLDQGRLTDSAGQLQTITELVLVDVVPAHDFGDARVKVVTGDIADGVLMRATIDADTASIFHMAAIVSGQAEADFELGMRINLDASRLLLDICRELGHKPKVVFTSSVAVYGGQLPEVVQDNTALSPQSSYGTQKAIGELLLNDYSRRGFVDGRVLRLPTISVRPGKPNKAASSFASGIIREPLNGEASVCPVGTDLRLWLLSPRGAIASLIAGHELAGEAFGASRTVNLPGLSVSVGQMIAALEEVAGSEVTARISHAPDAAVERIVRSWPGAWDTKRAEALGLSADADFSSIIRAHVEDMQA; translated from the coding sequence ATGAAAGTACTCGTTACCGGCGGCGCCGGTTTTCTCGGCCAGCGCCTGGCGCGCCAGTTGCTGGACCAGGGCCGGCTGACCGACAGCGCGGGCCAGTTGCAGACCATCACCGAGCTGGTGCTGGTCGACGTGGTGCCTGCCCATGATTTCGGTGATGCGCGCGTCAAAGTCGTCACCGGCGATATCGCCGATGGCGTGCTGATGCGCGCCACCATCGATGCGGACACCGCCTCGATCTTCCACATGGCCGCCATCGTCAGCGGCCAGGCCGAGGCCGATTTCGAGCTGGGCATGCGCATCAACCTGGACGCGTCGCGCCTGCTGCTCGATATCTGCCGCGAACTGGGGCATAAACCGAAGGTGGTGTTTACCAGCTCGGTGGCCGTGTACGGCGGCCAGTTGCCGGAGGTGGTGCAGGACAATACCGCCTTGAGTCCGCAATCGTCGTACGGCACGCAAAAAGCCATCGGCGAACTGCTGCTCAACGACTACAGCCGCCGTGGCTTCGTCGACGGCCGCGTGCTGCGCCTGCCGACCATCAGCGTGCGTCCGGGCAAGCCGAACAAGGCCGCGTCTTCGTTTGCCAGCGGCATCATCCGCGAACCCTTGAATGGCGAAGCGTCCGTCTGTCCGGTCGGCACCGACCTGCGGCTGTGGCTGCTGTCGCCGCGCGGCGCCATCGCCTCCTTGATCGCCGGCCATGAACTGGCGGGCGAGGCCTTCGGCGCCAGCCGCACCGTCAACCTGCCCGGCCTGTCGGTCAGCGTGGGCCAGATGATCGCGGCGCTCGAAGAGGTTGCCGGCAGCGAAGTGACAGCCCGCATCAGCCATGCGCCCGACGCCGCGGTCGAGCGCATCGTCAGGAGCTGGCCCGGCGCCTGGGATACCAAGCGTGCCGAAGCGCTGGGCTTGAGCGCCGATGCGGATTTCTCCAGCATCATTCGCGCCCATGTCGAGGACATGCAAGCCTAG